The Rhodospirillales bacterium genome includes the window AGTTTGGGAAGATTTTTTCCGACCGCTTCATTTTCAACCACCATTGAGGATCATTTCTATACCGGATTCCTGTCCTTCATCAGTTTCCGATCCAGTGTACGAATCCTTTTCCCTTTTATTTTCATCTCCCGATGCTGCTGCAAACTCTATCCGTATTGCTGTTGAGCATTTAATGACGGAATTAAAAATTAAAAGATTTGATGTGGTAAAAGGCAAACGGCGTTTTATCAGCCTTCATCAACGAGTAAACCTTTTGCCTGCCAAGTATGCTGAACTAAAGGATTTGTTACTGGCCATTAAATGGCTTGGAAACGCAGGCAGTCATAGTCATAGCAAAGTTACTTTTGATGATGTCATGGATGCATATGAATTTTTAGAGCATGTCCTCACAGAAATCTATGACCCAAAAGCAAAAAAATTACATGCCAAAGCAAAACAGGTTAATAAAAAGAAAGGTCCTGCCGGATAATACTGCGAATAACACCAATTCGTTACCTCTGCGTTACCTTGAGCAAAAAGATTGCGGAATTTTTGGCCAGAAAACGGGCGCAATAAAAACGCCGTAACCATTGAAAACAAACGATTACAGTGCACAACCATTCAATTTTTCTGAAAAAGTGACCCGAGGTTTTGGAGACCGTCGCTCTACCAACTGAGCTACACCCCTAGAAACAAACGTGTCCCTATTTAGCGTCTTTCTTCACAAAAAGCTAGATTGTTTTTTTACGGTATTGCAATTGGTCGGCCCGTTCTGCTGCCTCCGGGTGAGGATTTTGTGCAAAGTCGACAGTGAGATATGAAGCGCGCGACCCATATCCCATAAGAGCTTGTCGCTCAGCTTCCTCCGGGTGAGGATTTGCCACGAAATGAAAAGATTCTTTAGGTTTAGAAGGCTTTTCTGTTGTCCAAATTTCTGCAATCATTATCGTTATCTTTCCCTTTCTTTCAACTTTTTCATAAACCTTTTTGGAAAGGGAGGCAATAAAAAAGCCCCTCATGTAGAGGGGCTTTTGAATACTTTATAAGCTTATCGCTTACTCAATAAT containing:
- a CDS encoding DUF4145 domain-containing protein produces the protein MLDRKELKKSFTINRTPDWLCPTCERGVLRIKDDTFLKNESACSRDHSHPEWEPEWIEYVFSCILRCTNDKCAEAVSLSGRGFVDFDVVYDDQGFPDQVWEDFFRPLHFQPPLRIISIPDSCPSSVSDPVYESFSLLFSSPDAAANSIRIAVEHLMTELKIKRFDVVKGKRRFISLHQRVNLLPAKYAELKDLLLAIKWLGNAGSHSHSKVTFDDVMDAYEFLEHVLTEIYDPKAKKLHAKAKQVNKKKGPAG